Part of the Perognathus longimembris pacificus isolate PPM17 chromosome 1, ASM2315922v1, whole genome shotgun sequence genome, ATAAGCCTGTAACCCCAAGCAGTATACTTAGGGCagattgctttttgtttgtgaTAGTAATACGTTTGTAGAATTGACCAAAGGcaagctgggtgccggtagctcattcctaccatcatagctactcaggatcctagctattgaggattatggtttgaagcctacctgggcaggaaagttcatgaatctCTTAACCAGCCAAGCCCAAGGtagagatctggctcaagtggaagagcaccagctttgagtgaaaagctaagggtcagcacccgggccagagttcaagtcccagtactggcaaccccacccccacacagaaGACCAAGGGATGAGTCATATTCTTGGGGAAGGGTACACATTttgaccttatttatttatttatttgtttgtttgtttgtttttggccagtcctgggccttggactcattcccagccccagggtgcaCATTTTGTCTTGCATTGAATTTCATTTGAGGGCAGGATGATATAAATGGGGAGGTAAGTGTGTGTAGACatcacagtgaaacccctttATATAATTCATATCtactgtcaaaaaaataaaagcatggggctggggatatggcctagtggcaagagtgcttgccttgtatacatgaggccctgggttcgattccccagttccacatatatggaaaacggccagaagtggcgctgtggctcaagtggcagagtgctagccttgagcaaagagaagccagggacagtgctcaggccctgagtccgaggcccaggaatggccaaaaaataaaataaaataaattttaaaaaatgaaagcatgaATACCCACTCCCAACTCCaggccaaagaagaaaaaaatatagaaaatacaacTTTTTTTATTAAGTTACAAATTTtgtggagttttttttgtttttgtttttgaccagttgtgggccttgaactcaggacctgggctctgtccctgagcctctttgtgctcaagactaataacgttctaccactggagccacagcaccacttaaggctttttctgagtggtatattggagatgagtctcacggccttttctgtctaggttggcttcgaactgtgatcctcagatctcagcctcttgagtagctaggatgagccagTGGCACTTGGCTAAGtcataggttttttgttttttgttttttttgtttttttttttttttttttgccagtcctgggccttggactcagggcctgagcactgtcccttctttttgctcaaggctagcactctaccacttgagtcacagctccacttctggccattttctgtatatgtggtgctggggaatcgaacccagggcttcaagtatacgaggcaagcgctcttgccactaggccatatccccaaccctaagTCATAGGTTTTGATGCGGATATACCGATTCCTTTCAAAAATAAGAcaagcctcttttctttttaaaagaatgttctTTACCCAAAAAGCAAAATACCGTGTGAGCTGGGAGGAAGAGGTAAATGTGTCTGGGTTGCCCTTGAAGACTGGTGCAGAAATCCTCCCCTTCAGCAGACGTGGGAAAGCAGGGGTGCAAGTGGGACTGTAGACTGAGCTCCTCCAGCCTTACAAAGTACCAGGAAAGAAGACGCCACTCGGCTCTTCTTTGGGAGAATTTGACTAAGTGGTCTATTTTCTGCTACCCATTGACGtccataatgttttctttttcactttcagtttttctttaacaTCAGCACTGATGAGCAAGAAGGCCTCTACAGTCTTTACTTCCATAAGTGCGCAAGCAGTGACTCGCACGCGAGTGACATGTTTTCATTCAGCTTGGATGTGAGTACCTTCACCTGGGGACAGGCCCTGCAAAATACAGCACATCTCTTTCTCTATAAGAGTAGTtctgagctggacaccagtgtctggctgagatctgaagatcctggttcaaagccagcacgagcaggaaagtctatgactaatctccaataaactaaaaaaaaacagtggagctatggcttaaatggtagaatgctagcctggctagcaaaaaagctcagggacagtgcccaggccctgagttcaagccccaggactggcacatatacacaagaaGTAATTGTTTGTCTCTccttgttggttgttttttgggttgtttttttttttttttttgccagtcctggggcttgaactcagggcctgagcactgcccctggcttctttttgctcaaggctagcactctaccacttgagccacagtgccagttctggctttttctgtttatgtggtgctgaggaattgaacccagggcttcatatatacgaggcgagcactttaccactaggccatattcccagccctgttggttgtttttgtttgtttgtttttttgtggggtttttttgctgaggctcaaacccagggctttgcacaaaATAAGTGAGTACTTTACCATGGAGTGTTTCATTTATTACACTTCATTAGGAGAAAATGGGGGCAGGGTACTTAAGCAGAGGATTTATAAATAAGAAACTGGAGACATTTGGGGCATGTTTCCATGTCAACCCTTGCAATCAAGTGTGGTATTCTCTGCTCCTCCTCACTCTCCTAACCTTTGGAGAAGTGGCTAAGAGACCTGTTCCTCAAAAGTAGAAGTTAATTTTGTGTTGGTTTCAGATCGAGATCACGGAGAAGAATCCTGACAGCTACCTCTCAGCAGGGGAAATCCCTCTCCCCAAATTATACATCTCTAtggcctttttcttcttcctttccggGATCATCTGGATTCACATCCTTCGGAAACAAAGGTAACAGTGACTTCTCTGAGCATGTATTCAGATTTGTGTGACTGACCTTGTGCTGGACTCTGCCCCTGGGAGGAGGTAGCAGTAAGTGGCTTTGCTGTCTTTGAAGGCATCTTTCCTGAGACACCAGGGCAGCTGTCCAGTGCAGGAGTGGTCCAGGGAGATTGGCTTTGCCTGCTTGATGTTGTTCATTCCTATGTTTTGTGTTAAGAAGCAACTCTGAATGCTTCGGTTGTTTGCGAGCAATCGGATACATAAGCAAAGTGCTTCCATGGCAGACACCCCCATCATCCAGGTCTCAGAGTCAGCTCTTGGTACCTTTCAGGGCTGCGTGTCCCGACAAGCTCAGTGATGATGCCCACTGGCTGAGTACAAACATAGGGAGCCACCTGGCACTGTAGGCGTGGGCTCACAGCCTGCCTGGGTCTTTTCTCTGTTGGCCTCCAGATGTTTAGCTCTTCAGAAAACCTCTTCAAAGCCCATCTGCCCGGCTCTGGGTCTTTGTTCCAAAACCCTTGAGCCTTTGACTTCCTGTGCTTGGTTCTTGAGAAAAGCAGCTGTATAGGCTCAAGTTCTGTCCCCTCCCCAGTGACTGACAACATGAAAATCATATCAAATATCTGTTGTAGTGGAAGGTCCACGGGCCGCATAGTGATGGTGTTTGAGTGTGGTTTTAGAGTATGTACCAATTGGAGCCACACAGTAATGAAGCCCACCCACATTCATCTCTCTCTGGAGTGGGGAGAATGGCGACCTCTGTCGCCTAAAGGACATGCCTTGGGCTAGAATCTGGATCTAGCCAGTACTCTGTGGTCGTCACCTTGACACCACCAGAAGAAGGGTCAAGCTCCACATCACCCCATTTGAGCTGGGTCATCAGACTCCTATTACCATGCAAGAAAGAGTCATCCAAAGGCAGGCCAGGAAGGTTGCcaagttttaaataaaatgttcctTTTGCCTTTATTAGAGAAGTCACAAGTGTGAATTTTGTGACTTGCCATCTCCTCGCAGCTTCCTGTGCCTCTTGTTCCTCAGCCTCACACCTGGGACAGTCATTgctctgccttcctttcctccagtGTCTCAAGTCCTTAGGTATGCGACCCCTTAGGAAAAGGCTTTGAGTGAGGGTGCTATGCAAACCCGAGATGCCTCTCACATAGCTCCCCAGCCACGCGCACACTCGTGGAGGCCGAAGTCATCACCACTGGTTCACGAGTCTAAAATTGCGAGAAGGCTTACATCTCTGATTAAGCGAGGCTGACTTGCTTTGTGTAAGTCAGATTTCACCCTGTTAATGTATCGTTTACCTACAGAGAGACACCCTCAGAGATTGACACCCTCCCTATGCTTTTCTAGTCTTATAGCCCGTTCTGTGAGGTTGGAAATGGAAGTGACATAAAAGCACGCGACTCCACGCTGCTGGCCACATTTCAGACATAGAGCTGCTCATGACCAGGAAGAAGGGCAAAAGCTTTGCCAACATACATTGTGGAGACAGTCTGTGCCGTCAGGCACACCGTGCTGGTTAGGCTGGCTAGTGTTCCAGCAGTTTGCTGAGCGGGGTGTTCCCAGTTTCACAAGAGGGTCCTGAGGTTAAGACAGACTGCAGTCTTCCTGTGGGAGCAGTATTCCAGCCCCTCCATCGAGCGCTGTCCCTGTCGATGTTGTAATTGTGGACTCACAAGTGAAGGTTCTGCACTCTGCATGAATCTCATCCTATCCAGTCTTGACAGGCTGCCCTGGCTTGCACTTCCATTTCAACCCTCAAGTGGGTGGTCGCTAGAACAAGAAAATGCCGGGGAAGTGGCCCGGAAGCCCCCATGTGTCAGTTTGGGGTGTGCTCTCATTATGTGTTCCTGCTGTGCAAGCACTTCACTTCTTGTCCCTCTCCTACTCCTACCAGCCACTCAAATGTGATGTATAGTTATTTGTGTATTGGTGTGGGGAATATTTGTTGGTAAGTTGCATACATTTCTAGGACATTGGTTAGCTAGATTTGTACATTATTCACAGCAGGATTCCTTTTGCCAGCCAGCCACATGGCTGTGTACCAATGAGTCCAGCGGACTCATTTCTAACTGTTCCCCAGCATGTCATGGTCTGCCCCCCCCCATGCATCACTTGTGATTCTTTGGTGACGCTACGTACACACCCCCCTCTCCTGCCTCTGAGATCCCCGAGGCCTCTGTCCtctgaggaacaggaggaggcaCGCTGCTCATGGCCTGCTGTCACTGTTTCAGAAGTGCTGCTGATGGGCTGTGTGGCTGCTCCCCAGCGTGTAGAAGTGTCACACACCAGTACTGATGTCTCAGTGTCGGCCAGTTGGGTGGGTGAAGCCAGCACCTTGTCCCTCTGCACGTTAGTGATGTGGGTTTCATATCAGGGACTTGCCAACCTTTTGGGCTTCTTCATattctttgtgtattttcttgTTGAGTTCTCAGTCTTTTTTCCTAGTTGCTTTGCACAAGTCTCTTTCATATTCTGGGCCTCAATCCCTTGTCTGTCTTGAGCATTGCagttcttccccccacccccagttgttaATGTGCTGAATGAAAGTTTTCTATTGTAATGGAGTCAGAGCTATCTGAATTTAGTCCTTTCTTGATCGCCCTTGCTCCTCCAGGATCACAGAATGTGCACTTCATATCTGGATTGGAGATGCCCTGGAGTCCCCCTTTGTATGTGTAGGAAGTAGAAACCCCCTTTATTTGCTTTAAATGTTCAAGTAGACACTTCCTCAGGGCAGATACTAAACAGTGTATCCTTTCCTACCAATTCAGCTGCTGGCTCTCATATTAAGCTAGGAGGGTGGAATGAGTCTGTTCCATAGATTTGTTTGTCTCACTGATGTGGTTTGCCAGGATCCCAGGATCTGAGAGCACATGCTCCGGGCGCttagggctgtccctcaagtctTCTAAGTATCCACATTCTCAGTGGCCTTGTGTGTCCCTTGGGTTCATCCAAGGAGGAGGTGGGATGGGAAGAGGAATTCCCTGCCCGATAGCCCAGCAGTTGATTCTGgtacctggggagggggggtggttgCTTCAGAgaaagttgggggtgggggtcaggagCCCATGGCTTCCTGCCACCTGGCCCCATACCACCTCTTTGCCCTCCTACACTGGCCTGCAGACTGGAGTCTGCTGTTTCCGTAGACCAGTCACCTTGCTCTTGCTCATGTGGCTTGTGTGGCCTTCCAGGGCGCATTCCGTGAGGAACATCTCTGTCTTGTCAGGACTAGAGCTTCAGTGCATGTTTCTGTATTCACAGCATTACATTGTATACTGGAGAGGCCTTTGGGACCCTAGCCCCAGGCCTTTTCTGGTGACAAAAACTACTGTCttaggagtttggcctagtggtagagtgcttgcctagcatgcatgaagccttgggttctattcctcagcaccacatacacagaaaaagccagaagtggcgctatggttcaagtggcagagtgctagccttgagcaaaaagagctcaaggacagtacccaggcccctgagttcaagccccaagagtagcaaaaacaaaacaaaataagaagaaaaggtcatggggctgggaatgtggcttagaggtggaatgcttgcattgcatgcatgaagtcctgggttcgattcctagcaccacatacacagaaaaagccagaagtggtgctgtggtagagtgctagccttgagcaaaaagaagccagaaccagtgctcagaccctgagtccaagccccaggactggcaaaaaaaaaaaaaaggttacattTGTAGTTTGCTGAGATACTATTTACTGCCTGGTTTTCAGTAGATCTGATGATTGTCCTTTGGGAGAAGGAAAGcacctctttttaattcttttctctttgctttttgtaGGAATGATGTATTTAAAATCCACTGGCTGATGGCGGCCCTTCCATTCACtaagtctctctctctggtgTTCCATGCAGTACGTATCTGTACATGGGAATCATTTACACAATGATACGTGTGCCTGTAGGAGCAGAGAAAAAGTGAAGTAGAAGGAAGGGACAGGTTGgtgagaggcagaggaggaggttcATAAGGCCCCGTTCTGTCTGGGGGACCTGGCATGGGGTCAGTGATTGCACCCTCCCCCAGGACCAGGCTTGGGACAGCCGCAGAATGCTCCCGCAGCACTTGTTGTCATCCCTGTGTTTCTGTCATCTCTCGAGATGACAGTGCCATCTTCTGGATTGGATCTGCAACTTCCTATATTTTTCCAAATCTCTCATGTTCTTACTGGATGTGAAGGTCAGTGTTAGCATACTTGACAGAAAAGTTGATGTTATAGAGATTGGatcataagccaggcaccagtagtttatgcccataatcccagcagcgtcttggaggctgagatggaaggataacggttcaaggtcaacctgggcagaaagctCATGAGGCCCCTTCAGAGCCCATTACTGAATATAGGggcacatgtctgtcatcctaagctccaggaggctgagattgggagaatcatggttccaggtTAGCCCTAGGcattaaagtctgtgagacttgctACAGAAGAGGTAGGCATGattgcatgcctgtcatctcagtaaATAGtttgggaagcctaaaatagataGGTGTGGCCCAAGTAGGAAGCAAGACTCTAATCGTAAAAATAACTAGTTTGAAAAAAGGGAAGGGCTAGAAgcatagcttagtagtagagcgcTTTCCTAGGTAGTACAAGGgcttaagttcaaactccaataccaccaccaaaaatttttaaaaggcttaGGCATAATGATTGAGTTTTAACTTTACATATTGAGAACTGATACAGATGGAACTAAGTGTGTGCCTATAGGGCAGGATCCCAGCTGTGAGCCAGTGAGGTGTGTGCAAGCCACACTTTGtccttagggggaaaaaatatCTAGTTACACTGTCGGGAAGTGACATCAGCTAGGACATTCTTGTGGAATCATGTTAGTACCTAGACACCACTTAGAATGAAAGTTACATGTGTCACTGCCATTTGTGGGGTCTTCTGGGATTCATTTGGGGGTACTCTGCTAAATCTTGCCACTTCAGTTAAAGTGCATTGGTAGCTTTAAGCATCTCTACATTTAtagactttttttattttgccagtcgtagggtttgaacttggcctgggcactgtccctgagcttcttttgctcaaggctagtgctctgccacttgaaccacagctctacttccagctttttggtgggtaattggagataagaatcccataacattcctgcctggggtggctttgaactgcaatcctcagatctcagcctcctgagtagctaggattacaggtatgtgagccactggcacctggccagacttttcttttttctgtcagttatgagtcttgaattcagggcctgagccctgaccctgagctcttttgctcaagggttagcatagaactctaccactttgagccacatcgctacttccagtttttgagtggctaattggaggtaagagtctcacaagactttcttcctgggctggcttgaaaccacaatcctgggctggggatatggcctagtggcaagagagcttgccttgtatacttgaggccctgggttcaattccccagcaccagtggcagagtgctagccttgggcaaaaggaagccagggacagtgctcaggccctgagttcaaggcccaggactggccaaaaaaaaaaatcctatcgaaaccacaatcctcaggattataggcatgagccactgatgcccaactctttgttccttttttgccagtcctggggcttgggactcagggcctggtcactgtccctggcttctttttgctcaaggctagcactctacctcttgagccacagagccacttttggctttttctgtctctgtggtgctgaggaattgaacccagtgattcatgcacactaggcaagcaatgtaccgctaagccacattcccagccctcctttttctttttaaagaatgaagttCATTATGCCTAGATGTTTCCACTGACAGGCTGGCTGGCTTGCTGGCATCCTATGTAGCAGCAGCCGCTGTATGAAAGGACAAGTTCTTGACTAGAGTATGGAGAATGCTTATAgcatttggatttttcttttttttttttttttttttttaagaaaataggcAGCCATTTGCCAGAGTGAAGTGTCGTCCTTAAGAGTGGGACCTGGGCTAAATGGTTTCTAGTGAATtggcaggtggggtgggggaccccCATCTAAGTTCCCCTGGGGTCCTGTGTGTCATGCAGCCTGGGTGGCTGACAGGTGGACCTTCCTGAGCTGTGCTTGTTCGCTTTCAGATCGACTACCACTACATCTCATCGCAGGGCTTTCCCATTGAGGGCTGGGCTGTCGTGTACTACATCACGCACCTGTAAGTACGCAGTGTGCGCCGCTAAAGCACAGGGGGCTGTGTTGTCACTGAGTGTGAGGAGACCCACTGGGCTCTGTGATCTGGCTTCTCTTCCAGCCTGAAAGGCGCCCTGCTGTTCATCACCATCGCGCTCATTGGCACTGGCTGGGCTTTCATTAAGCACATCCTGTCTGATAAGGACAAGAAGATCTTCATGATCGTCATCCCGCTTCAGGTGAGGGAGCCCATCTGCTGCTGTTCCCCTCTTTGTTTCTAGCAGGGCTGAGCCCCAGGTCCAGTCAGGAGGCGGCAGCTCACCCAGAAACTCGTGTCTGCCTTTGGGAGTGCAAGAGTGAGCTTTGCTTTCTGAATTCCAAAACCCCAGGTCCTTGAACACTCTTGGGAATCACTTGACAGTCACTTTTCCGAATGCCAGTCCTGCTGCTCTGGCTTGTGAGATGTAGAAACTGCACTTCTTGTAGCAGACTGTCAGAGTTCTAGAAGAGCTGGTGGGACTAGACATAGCGCTgtggcctcaggctttggggccTCCACAACCTCCCCTGTCCCTAGGTCCTGGCGAACGTGGCCTACATCATCATCGAGTCCACCGAGGAGGGCACGACAGAGTACGGCTTGTGGAAGGACTCTCTGTTCCTGGTTGACCTGCTGTGCTGTGGGGCCATCCTCTTCCCCGTGGTGTGGTGCGTAGCCTGCAGGAGGGTGTGGGGGCACACTGCGGCTCGCTGCCCCCTGGGCAGCAGCCGACCGAATCACAGGACGCCACAAGGAAATCCCGGGGACCTGTGTCTTCTATCAGGTCAGCTTGCGAGGCCGTGCAGCGCAGTGCTTAGTAGCAAAGACTGGAGATGAGAGCTTAGCAGATGAGCATGATGCTGCTATCCCCTCCTGAGCAGTAGTGATGGCGATTTACCAGCATGCTACAGCCCAGAAAGTGACTCCCTAGAGGCTGTTCTCTGCACTTAGCAATCTCAGTGGAGTTTGTGAAGCCACGTACGTGTCCAGCTCCCAGGCCTAGACTTAGAAGTTGGCAGtgagatgggtgccagtggcacacacctgtaaccctagctactcgggaggctgtccaccccgggcagaaaagtccccatgagactcttatccccaatcaaccactcacaagctggaaatggctctggctcaagtgatagaacactagccttgagcacaaagaggctcaggaacagcgccccatccctgagttcaagccccacaaccaacaacagcaacaaaaaagtatTTGGCAGTGACCTTGTTCTAGGGTCCGTTCTCCCACCGAAGTTCAGTGGCGTGCTGTTGTCCTGAGCTTGGCCAGAGTGGGCATGCAATTGAGCGGGAGCCATCAGGAGGGTTAAATGAAAGCTTCTCACTCTGGCCTAGCCAGGTTTGTCATGATTGGATTTTGCCAGCAGAGGGCGTCTTCAACCCCCAGACTTACAGACTTAAGCACCATAAATGGCCAAATGTGGGTTAGCAAAGAttgcttctttcattctttttttttttttttttttttttttaaggaagattgCTCTGAAGTCATCTGGTACAATCCTTTTAGTTTATAATTGGGGAATTTTACTGGAGCCAAAACTAGAGAAGAATGCAGATTTGTCAGCTCACCTCTCTCAATGCTTATTTTTAGGTCCATCAGACATTTACAAGAAGCCTCGGCCACAGATGGAAAAGGCAAGTTCTCCCGCGCCCGTTGTGCTGCCTGCTCTCTGACTCTGTGCAGAGCACTCCTGAGCTGGCAGGGCCACTGGCTCCAGGGCCGGCTTCCCAGGAGGTGGGCGGGGCAGCTGGGGGCTCATCTTGTAGGAGTGGGGGAGGTGTTAAGGGCAGGTGGGGGGGTGCTCCAAAGACCAGCTGCAGGAAGAGgcttggtggggggtggggtgatgaCTGTAGAGCTGGTGACTCATTCCCACTCGTGACTGTGATTTTCACCTTCTCAAAGCAGAGTTAAAAAGCAAAGCTCATCACACTTCCCTGGGGAAGCAGGTCTACGGATGAGGTGGCTCTGAGAAAGCTGGCCTTCCAGCCCACTTAACCAACATGCTTTCCAGAGAGCTGTGTCCAGGTTCAGGGAGGTGGGACTGAGGCCCGACCCCACCTTCAGAACTACCTGTCATCTCCCTGCACGTCTCTGTTTTCAGCCTGCCTCCTAAGTTGGAAAGCAGGCCACAAAGCAGCACTGTGAGCTTCCTCTGTGGGGCTGTCTTTGTGTCATTCCCTGGGCCCAGGCTGTGAGGCAGGCTGGGAACCTGAGCCTTGAGGGCTGGAGGAGCCGTCTGCTCTCTCCAGGTCTCTGCTGATGGCAGCGTTCTGTAAGGTATACTGCTCATCACCACTCAAAAAGAAGCAAGCTCTTGTTGCTGGTTACAAAAGCACTGtgggttcttttttaaaaatggatggCTCATGtccgtaatcctaactactcaggagactgagatccaaggatcacggtcaaagtcagcctgggcaaaaaaaatcttcatgagactcttctctccaattaactgctcaaaaactggaagtggagctgtggctcaaagtaggagagcactagccttgagcaaaagagttcaaggacagcgcctaggccctgaattcaagccctacagccagagaaggaaaaaaggaaagaaaggatggcTGTACAATTACTTCCAACAGCCATGGtatatattatttcctttttaaaaattttttctattTAGAAACAAAttaagattgaacccagggctg contains:
- the Gpr107 gene encoding protein GPR107 isoform X2, which gives rise to MFSFSLDIEITEKNPDSYLSAGEIPLPKLYISMAFFFFLSGIIWIHILRKQRNDVFKIHWLMAALPFTKSLSLVFHAIDYHYISSQGFPIEGWAVVYYITHLLKGALLFITIALIGTGWAFIKHILSDKDKKIFMIVIPLQVLANVAYIIIESTEEGTTEYGLWKDSLFLVDLLCCGAILFPVVWSIRHLQEASATDGKAAINLAKLKLFRHYYVLIVCYIYFTRIIAFLLKFAVPFQWKWLYQLLDETATLVFFVLTGCKFRPASDNPYLQLSQEEDDLEMESVVTSSGAMENVKKVKKVTNGSVEAPGDWEGTA